A single Plasmodium yoelii strain 17X genome assembly, chromosome: 10 DNA region contains:
- a CDS encoding PIR protein, whose amino-acid sequence MDDTLCSNFDILRKHLPDELSEKAETDLENISNFKDYCPGEDCNTELEQITIGFLWLLGKYFIKYPSKGNTENDTKPFFLYIILWLSYKLSQNSENSTTKINEFYTKHVNDNSKYSKFINDSSRFTDLKKFIDKQNYLLNINIKDLSKFYDVSKLICSMYGNVAMGKDSNILLNNANEFVSKYQELSKNYNNTDGSSYKQILTALSTDYNKLKNKNSSITPLPEITADVSAYISRVRSSSSSTGKKLFTVLSIFGAIAFFLGISYKYSLFGFRKRAQKQYLREKIKKIKKKMNH is encoded by the exons ATGGATGATACTCTA TGTTCAAACTTTGATATTTTGAGGAAGCATTTACCCGATGAATTAAGTGAAAAGGCAGAAACTGACCTAGAAAATATTAGTAATTTCAAAGATTACTGCCCTGGTGAAGACTGCAATACTGAACTCGAACAAATTACGATTGGATTTTTATGGTTACttggaaaatattttattaaatatccAAGTAAAGGTAATACTGAAAATGATACTAAAccattttttctatatattattttatggttaagttacaAATTAAGCCAAAACTCAGAGAACAGCACCaccaaaataaatgaattttatactAAACATGTAAATGATAATAGTAAATAtagtaaatttataaatgatTCCAGTAGATTTACAGATCTTAAGAAATTCATagataaacaaaattatttgttgaatattaatattaaagatctgtctaaattttatgatgtaTCCAAATTAATATGTAGCATGTATGGTAATGTAGCAATGGGTAAAGATAGCAACATACTGTTAAATAATGCTAATGAATTTGTTAGCAAATATCAAGAACTtagtaaaaattataataatactgATGGTAGTTCGTATAAACAAATATTGACTGCtttatcaactgattataataaattaaaaaataaaaatagcagTATTACACCTCTTCCAGAGATAACAGCAGACGTTTCTGCATACATATCTAGAGTTAgatcatcaagttcgtcgacaGGAAAGaaattatttacagttttatcgatatttggtgcaatagcattttttttaggaatttcttataag tattcgttatttggatttcggaaacgagctcaaaaacaatatttaagagaaaaaataaaaaaaataaagaagaaaatgaatcattaa
- a CDS encoding PIR protein yields MLTSRVCEQFDTLRENLSDESDGSGNYFSTSGMLTTYCPDKKCDNDTNRINGGCLWLLDRFYDGKSVFSYYADGKIDIVVYIMMWLGYKLNQKLKNEFPNINEFYNKDMKDFHDYKKNRDGVEGYSSYNDLINKHNYVLNIPNEHMSKFYDAFKSLCKLYTECDDSESDYNKYLEKTQEFVKKYEQLKDLDINKNESYSQLFSILSKDYDNLKNKCSYFPPLLTYSLISIALIFVAIPIFLGISYKYSLFGFRKRFQKQKLREKIKNIMKKMIH; encoded by the exons ATGTTAACTAGTAGAGTG TGTGAACAGTTTGATACTTTGAGGGAGAATTTGTCCGATGAATCGGATGGTTCTggaaattatttttctaCAAGTGGAATGCTCACGACTTACTGCCCtgataaaaaatgtgatAATGATACCAATCGAATTAACGGTGGGTGCTTATGGTTATTAGATAGATTTTATGATGGTAAATCAGTTTTTTCGTATTATGCAGATGGCAAAATTGATAttgttgtatatattatgatgtGGTTAGGCtataaattaaatcaaaagttaaaaaatgaatttcccaatataaatgaattttaCAATAAAGATATGAAAGATTTCCATGACTATAAAAAGAATAGAGATGGTGTTGAAGGTTATAGTAGTTATAACGATcttataaataaacataattatGTATTGAATATTCCTAATGAACatatgtctaaattttatgatgcatttaaatcattatgtaaattGTATACTGAATGTGATGACAGCGAATCAGATTACAATAAATATTTAGAAAAGACTCaagaatttgttaaaaaatatgaacaactTAAAGATTtggatattaataaaaacgaaTCATATAGTCAactattttctatattatcaaaggattatgataatttaaaaaataaatgtagtTATTTTCCACCTCTTCTAACTTATTCACTAATTTCAATTGCacttatatttgttgcaataccaatttttttgggaatttcttataag tattcattatttggatttcggaaacgatttcaaaaacaaaaattaagagaaaaaataaaaaatataatgaagaaaatgattcattaa
- a CDS encoding PIR protein — translation MNKEVCKRFKNVWDDFADKLDSSGKYQFNDNNKFSNNYCNDIELSDHLCDNISQSDLNKISAGCLYLLDEFIKDCNVVSSPAKNSINMVDYILIWLIYMLNLKESEKDNTTCFYSTYIYYCDKYKTKINGFTDYDDYKDLIDKKNVFGMDSNDVSKFYEAFKLLCEMYTEFDENASNCTKCSEKANEFVKAYEKLNDPNNAKYIGYCQAFSTLSNDYKNLKNKYKNYDFLLEIDTTETDAKCSEQTSKKNNVTGSEQSYGEFSEVTLSELSLVSKLFIVLSIFGAIPIFLGIAYKYSLFGFRKRFQKQKLREKLKNVKKRMNH, via the exons atgaataaggaagtg TGTAAAAGGTTCAAGAATGTATGGGATGATTTTGCCGATAAATTGGACAGTAGTGGAAAATATCaatttaatgataataataaattttcaaataattattGTAATGATATTGAACTTTCAGATCATTTATGTGATAATATTTCTCAAAGTgatttgaataaaataagtgctggatgtttatatttgctgGATGAATTCATTAAGGATTGTAATGTGGTTTCCTCTCCTGCAAAAAATAGCATCAATATGGTTGATTACattttgatatggttaatttatatgttaaacctaaagGAAAGTGAAAAAGACAATACAACATGTTTTTATagtacatacatatattattgtgATAAGTATAAGACGAAAATAAATGGATTTACTGATTATGATGattataaggatcttatagataaaaaaaatgtgtttGGTATGGATAGTAATGAtgtatctaaattttatgaagcatttaaattattatgtgaaaTGTATACTGAATTTGATGAAAACGCGTCAAATTGCACAAAATGTTCGGAAAAAGCTAATGAATTTGTTAAAGCATATGAAAAACTTAATGATCCTAATAATGCTAAATATATCGGCTATTGTCAAGCATTTtctacattatcaaatgattataagaatttaaaaaataaatataaaaattatgatttcCTTCTAGAGATAGATACAACAGAAACTGATGCAAAATGTTCTGAACAAActtctaaaaaaaataatgtaacaGGATCTGAACAATCGTATGGAGAATTTTCTGAGGTTACATTATCAGAATTATCACTAGTaagtaaattatttatagttttatcgatatttggtgcaataccaattttcttgggaattgcttataag tattcgttatttggatttcggaaacgatttcaaaaacaaaaattaagagaaaagctaaaaaatgtaaagaagagaatgaatcattaa
- a CDS encoding PIR protein, whose product MSKELCDAINTIDNYFVDDLNNQGENNYRDSLNTFFPNSDSCSGEENIIYGFILLLNMFGSENLESDKIVEYASLWLSYKLNQKKKIGITKLYDFYTENIENNSCYKGNIPNNINKDIIDSKIRSMDIDIKDISNFYDAFKSLCNIYSEINAENNTECKTCLENAGEFFEKCEKVKNVFDITKGSSYLQLWLSLSKDYKNFENNYNSHWCSNVPSFVACPRSSVTKNILITIGIIFVAASILLGVSYKYSLFGFRKRSQKQHLRDMVKK is encoded by the exons atgtctAAGGAATTG tGTGATGCAATTAATACGATCgataattattttgttgATGATCTGAACAATCAGggagaaaataattataggGATTCATTAAATACGTTTTTCCCTAATAGTGACAGTTGTAGTGgtgaagaaaatattatctatggttttatattgttaCTAAACATGTTTGGTAGTGAAAATTTAGAAAGTGATAAAATTGTTGAATACGCTAgtttatggttaagttataaactaaatcaaaaaaaaaaaattggaatCACCAAATTATACGATTTTTATActgaaaatatagaaaacaATAGTTGTTATAAGGGGAATATAcctaataatattaataaggATATTATAGATTCAAAAATAAGATCGATGGatattgatattaaagatatatctaatttttatgatgcatttaaatcattatgtaacattTATAGTGAAATTAATGCAGAAAATAATACTGAATGCAAGACATGTTTAGAAAATGCTGgagaattttttgaaaaatgtgaaaaagttaaaaatgtttttgatATTACTAAAGGAAGTTCTTATTTACAACTATGGTTAAGTTTATCAaaagattataaaaattttgaaaataactATAATAGTCATTGGTGTAGTAATGTCCCATCATTTGTAGCTTGTCCACGAAGTTcagtaacaaaaaatatactaattACAATTggaattatatttgttgcagcatcaattttattgggagtttcttataag tattcgttatttggatttcggaaacgatctcaaaaacaacatttaagagacatggtaaaaaaataa
- a CDS encoding PIR protein: protein MDKDVFNNFIYVMTNLEYDSNNKKYQFKDANNFKDYCTGDCGNDLEKINAGCLYFFNAFFKNSNLVSQYANNYMNIVEYIMIWLSYILTLKENNISDISHLQHFYTTYINGSDQYKNSIISVEGNRSYKDLLNQKKYFLDIKDISKFYEAFKLLCETYTEFDEKKKDCTKCLEKANKFAEKYEELNKDPNITNDSSHNKILYTLSTDYNKLKDKCSNTTSLPEISTNIYAQMSGVTSSSSIANKSFIVLSIFGAIAFFLGISYKYSLFGFRKRFQKQKLREKIKNIKKRMNH, encoded by the exons ATGGATAAGGATGtg tttaaTAACTTCATTTATGTAATGACGAATTTAGAATATGATtcgaataataaaaaatatcaatttaAAGATGCTAATAATTTCAAAGACTATTGTACTGGTGATTGTGGTAATGATctcgaaaaaattaatgctggatgcttatatttttttaatgcatTCTTTAAGAATTCTAATTTGGTTTCGCAATATGCAAAcaattatatgaatattgttgaatacattatgatatggttaagttatattttaaccctaaaggaaaataatattagcGACATCAGCCATCTAcaacatttttatactacatatataaatggtAGTGATCAGTATAAAAACTCTATAATTAGTGTTGAAGGTAATAGGAGCTATAAGGATcttttaaatcaaaaaaaatattttttggatattaaagatatatctaaattttatgaagcatttaaattattatgtgaaaCGTATACTGaatttgatgaaaaaaagaaagattGCACAAAATGTTTGGAAAAAGCTAATAAATTTGctgaaaaatatgaagaacTTAACAAAGATCCTAACATTACTAATGACAGTtcacataataaaatattatatactttatcaactgattataataaattaaaagacAAATGTAGCAATACTACATCTCTTCCAGAAATATCAACAAACATTTATGCACAAATGTCTGGAGTtacatcaagttcgtcgatagcaAACAAATcatttatagttttatcgatatttggtgcaatagcattttttttaggaatttcttataag tattcgttatttggatttcggaaacgatttcaaaaacaaaaattaagagaaaaaataaaaaatataaagaagagaatgaatcattaa